Within the Enterobacter pseudoroggenkampii genome, the region CGATGGCGTTTGCGGCGGTTAGTGAGTCCTTACCGCTCAGCTGCTGGCTGATGTTCCTGGCGAATATTCTCTGGGCCGTGGCGTATGACACCCAGTACGCGATGGTTGACCGCGACGATGACCTGAAAATTGGCATCAAATCAACCGCCATCCTCTTTGGCCGTCAGGACAAGCTGATTATCGGTATCCTGCAGGTTGCGGTACTGGCGCTGATGGTGGCGATTGGTCGTCTGAACGGGCTGAACTGGGAGTTCTACTGGTCCGTGCTGGTGGCGGGACTGCTGTTTGCGTACCAGCAAAAGCTGATTGCGAAGCGCGAACGCGACGCCTGCTTCAAGGCGTTTATGAACAATAACTACGTCGGTCTGGTGCTGTTTTTAGGCCTGGCGATGAGCTACTTCATATAAAAAAAGCCGGGTGGCGGCTTCGCCTTACCCGGCCTACGATTTAGCAGGATATGTAGGCCCGGTAAGCGTCAGCGCCACCGGGCGTTTTTTTACCGGCGACGCAACAACCTGAGCGCGTTCGCCGTCACCAGCACCGTTGCCCCGGTATCCGCCAGTACCGCCAGCCACAGCCCGGTCATGCCAAGCAGCGTGGTAACCAGGAAAATCCCCTTCAACCCCAGCGCGATACCGATGTTCTGACGGATATTGGCCCGCGTCGCGCGCGCAAGATCGATCATCTGCGCCAGCCCGGTCAGGCGGTTGTGGGTCAATGCCGCGTCAGCCGTTTCCAGCGCCACGTCGGTCCCGCTGCCCATCGCAATACCAATGGTGGACGCTTTCATCGCCGGAGCATCGTTAATCCCGTCACCGACCATCGCCAGCGGCGTCTGAGCGTTCAGCTCCGTTACCGCGCTGACCTTATCCGCAGGCAGCAATCCGGCTTTAAACTCCAGCCCCAGCTCACCGGCAATCGCTGCCGCTGCGCGAGGGTTATCACCGGTGAGAATCACCCCCTGCACGCCCAGCTGATGCAGCGCCGCCACGGCTTCTTTTGCGTCATCGCGGAGGGTGTCGCGCAGCGCCAGCATCCCTTTTGCGACGCCGTCCTGCATCACGCTCACAACAGTTTGTCCGGTTTGTTCTAACGCCTCCACCTCTGGAGTAGAAGACTTGCCAGCCGCGACAATCAGTACCTTTTTACCGTCAACGGTGGCCTCAATCCCTGACCCGACCAGCGCCCGCTGGGCGGTTGCCGGAGGGATGTTCAGCCCGCGCGACTGCGCTTCACGCACAATCGCCTGCGCCAGCGGGTGAGTGGAACCCAGCTCAACGGCGGCGGCCAGCGTAAGCAGTTCATCTTCACCGATATCCTGCGGATATACGCCGGTCACCTGCGGTTTGCCCACGGTCAGCGTACCGGTTTTATCGAACGCGATTTGCTGAACCTGGCTCAGCTGCTCCAGCGCCGCGCCGCCCTTAATCAGCGCCCCGCGACGCGCCGCCGCAGCCAGCCCGGAGGTAATCGCCGCCGGGGTGGAAATCACCAGCGCGCACGGACAGCCGATCAGCAATAGCGTCAGCCCTTTATAAATCCAGCCCTCCCACGGCGCGCCAAAGAACAGCGGTGGGACGACGGTAACCAGCAGAGCCACCAGCATAATGGCGGGCGTGTAGATCCGGCTGAAGCGGTCAATAAAGCGTTCGACCGGCGCGCGGCGCTCTTCGGCCTCTTCAATCAGCTTCAGGATACGGTCGATGGCGCTGTCGCCCGGCTCGGAAAGCACGGTGAGCTGTACCAGACGGTCGACGCTGGTGGCACCCGCAGGCACTTTTTCACCCGCCTCACGTTCAACCGGAATGGACTCGCCGGTCAGGGCGCTTTCATCGAAGCTCGCGGTGGCGGTAAGCAGCGCACCGTCTGCAGGCAAGCGTCCGCCTGCCGCGACTTCAATCACGTCGCCCGGACGAAGGGTCGTGATGGCGACCGTTTCACGCGTGCCGTTTACCACGCGCGTGGCGGTTTCCGGCTTCAGCGCCATCAGCGCGCTGACCCCTTTACGCGCCCGGCTCGCTGCCCAGCCCTCAAGGCGTTCACCGATTAAGAACAGCAGCAGCACCATCGCCGCTTCTGCCGTTGCGCCAATAAACAGCGCCCCGATAGCCGCCACGCTCATCAGCGTTTCGATGGCAAACCAGCTGCCGCTTTTCATCAGGCGCAGCGCCTGACGGGCAATCGGGAACAGCCCGACCAGCGTGGTGGCGATAAACGCCAGGTTGCCGAACGGGTGGTTGAACTGTTCCAGCCCCCAGCTCAGGGCCATCATGATGATGAGGGTAATGAGCGGCAGGTTTTCTTGCAGGGAAGAGGCTTTTTCAGCGGGCGCCGTTTCGCTACGAAGGGTATAGCCCGCCTTGCTGACGGCGGCTTCCACCTGTTTGCTGACGTCGTTATCGGCGCTAACCAGCAGCTTTTCCGTGGCGAACAGCACCTGAACGTGACTCACGCCCGGCACTTGTTTGACGGCGTTTTCCACTTTGCGCGCACAGGCGGCGCAGTCCATGCCGTTAACGACCCAGCTGTAGCGGTTGCCGCTTTTAGGCAGCATTTCAGTTTGCGTTTCGCACACGCCTTCGCAGCAGCAGTCGTCTTTAGGCGGAACCGGACTGAGCTTAATTGCCGAGAATTGTGGAACTTTTTTAGATGTTTCTGGAGTCGACATGGCAGTCTCCGGTAATGATAATTTTCTCATTAACCGCAGCATACACTCTGGAGTCGACTCCAGAGTCAAGACTTATTTAAATATACAGCGAACGCACGATCAGGAAGTGCCCGGCAAAGTAGCAGGCGGCGGCAATCGCGTTATCCGCACGGAAGCGGCGACGATAGTGGCTGCCCAGCCAGACGACATTCCCGATCAGCAGCAGCGCGGCACCGAAGAACGCGGACATCGCCGGAGCGGTCGGACGGAAGAACCACAGCTCGCCCGCCAGCCACACCATTACCAGGGTCATGGCGATAAACGTGCAGACCGGCAAACGCATCTCTTCCAGACGTGACCAGATCACCGCAATCAGCAGCGCGCCAATCACCAGCAGCACCAACGGCAGCGGCCAGAAGAAGGAGAGCGTCATCTGGCTGGCAAAGTAGATGGTATACAGCAGATGCGACAGGAAGAACGCCCCAACGGCGTACAGCAGGCGCTGGCGCGGCAGCAGGGTTAAGGCATCGCCAATGAGGGAGGCGCACAGCCCGGCGAGCACCAGATAGCTGACGGCGTTGAACATCGGCGCTTGCCAGGCCAGCAGCAGCAGGAGCAACAGCGTGACCGGTTTAAACAACCAGCGCTGCCAGGTGGGACCGCGGTACGACGCATCGACATAAAGCCATGCGGAAAAACAGACAGCGATAAATGACCAAAGCATATTAACTCCCTGTATCTGTTAAGTCTGAATAATCAGTTTCTGATCCAGTGTAGTGACGCGGGCGGGCGTTTGGCAATGGCGGGGAAGGCAGGGTATCCTGAATTCCGCATAATCTGATGGGATTGTAGAATGAGCAAGATGCCGCTGTTTTTCATTATCGTGGTGGCGATTATCGTCATTGCCGCCTCGTTCCGCTTCGTACAGCAGCGCCGCGAGAAGGCGGATAACGATGCCGCACCCCTGATGCAAAAGCGCGTGGTGGTGACCAACAAACGCGAGAAACCGCTCAATGACCGCCGCTCACGCCAGCAGCAGGTGACGCCTGCGGGCACAACAATGCGCTATGAAGCGAGCTTTAAGCCGGAAACGGGCGGCCTGGAGATGACCTTCCGCCTGGAGGCGCAGCAGTACCATCAGCTGACAGTGGGAGAGAAAGGAACGCTGAGCTACAAAGGGTCGCGATTTGAAGGGTTCAGTACGGAATAATGCACGAACGGTTCCCTCTCCCTGTGGGAGAGGGGTAGGGTGAGGGCATCAGCCCGCACCTTATTTCTTCGCCTGCGCCTTAAATTTCTTCATCCACACCAGCAGCTCAAATACGCCGAAGATAAACACGCGCAGCTGCTGCCAGCCCGTCATCTGCGGGCCGTCTTTCGGCAGGCCGTTTTTCAGCATCACCATCTGCAGGGCGTGCATAAACGACGTGAAAATCAGCGCGACGTTAACGAAAATGTTCATCGGGCGCGGGAACGGGTGCACCAGATTCAGAATCAAAAACGCCCAGACGCCCAGCATCAGCAAACGTCCCAGATTAATCAGTACCGGCATCGGATCCTCCTTGTGCCTGACGGTGATACAGACGATAAGCAACCTGACCCGCGACTTTTTCACGGTGCAGATCCCAGTGAGCGGGAACCGGCGGTAAACCGTTTTCCACTTCGCTTTCAACGTAAATTAGCGCGTCATCCGCCAGCCAGCCGTTTTGCTCCAGCAGGGATAGCGTCTCCTCCAGCAGCGCCTTACGGAAC harbors:
- a CDS encoding DUF1145 family protein, with product MPVLINLGRLLMLGVWAFLILNLVHPFPRPMNIFVNVALIFTSFMHALQMVMLKNGLPKDGPQMTGWQQLRVFIFGVFELLVWMKKFKAQAKK
- a CDS encoding lysoplasmalogenase produces the protein MLWSFIAVCFSAWLYVDASYRGPTWQRWLFKPVTLLLLLLLAWQAPMFNAVSYLVLAGLCASLIGDALTLLPRQRLLYAVGAFFLSHLLYTIYFASQMTLSFFWPLPLVLLVIGALLIAVIWSRLEEMRLPVCTFIAMTLVMVWLAGELWFFRPTAPAMSAFFGAALLLIGNVVWLGSHYRRRFRADNAIAAACYFAGHFLIVRSLYI
- a CDS encoding DUF2500 domain-containing protein, with translation MSKMPLFFIIVVAIIVIAASFRFVQQRREKADNDAAPLMQKRVVVTNKREKPLNDRRSRQQQVTPAGTTMRYEASFKPETGGLEMTFRLEAQQYHQLTVGEKGTLSYKGSRFEGFSTE
- the zntA gene encoding Zn(II)/Cd(II)/Pb(II) translocating P-type ATPase ZntA, producing the protein MSTPETSKKVPQFSAIKLSPVPPKDDCCCEGVCETQTEMLPKSGNRYSWVVNGMDCAACARKVENAVKQVPGVSHVQVLFATEKLLVSADNDVSKQVEAAVSKAGYTLRSETAPAEKASSLQENLPLITLIIMMALSWGLEQFNHPFGNLAFIATTLVGLFPIARQALRLMKSGSWFAIETLMSVAAIGALFIGATAEAAMVLLLFLIGERLEGWAASRARKGVSALMALKPETATRVVNGTRETVAITTLRPGDVIEVAAGGRLPADGALLTATASFDESALTGESIPVEREAGEKVPAGATSVDRLVQLTVLSEPGDSAIDRILKLIEEAEERRAPVERFIDRFSRIYTPAIMLVALLVTVVPPLFFGAPWEGWIYKGLTLLLIGCPCALVISTPAAITSGLAAAARRGALIKGGAALEQLSQVQQIAFDKTGTLTVGKPQVTGVYPQDIGEDELLTLAAAVELGSTHPLAQAIVREAQSRGLNIPPATAQRALVGSGIEATVDGKKVLIVAAGKSSTPEVEALEQTGQTVVSVMQDGVAKGMLALRDTLRDDAKEAVAALHQLGVQGVILTGDNPRAAAAIAGELGLEFKAGLLPADKVSAVTELNAQTPLAMVGDGINDAPAMKASTIGIAMGSGTDVALETADAALTHNRLTGLAQMIDLARATRANIRQNIGIALGLKGIFLVTTLLGMTGLWLAVLADTGATVLVTANALRLLRRR